From a single Streptomyces sp. NBC_00377 genomic region:
- a CDS encoding VOC family protein: protein MTSAIRHVTIDSSDAYALGSFWSEVLGLPLHEDDHPGDPEALIEGAGILFVTVPEAKNQKNRVHFDLQPQDRTREEEVERLLALGATLADDRRKPDGTGWAVLADPEGNEFCVERSAAERAAG from the coding sequence ATGACTTCTGCCATCCGTCACGTGACGATCGACAGTTCCGACGCCTACGCCCTCGGCAGCTTCTGGTCCGAGGTGCTCGGCCTCCCCCTCCACGAGGACGACCACCCGGGCGACCCGGAGGCTCTGATCGAGGGCGCCGGCATACTCTTCGTCACCGTCCCGGAGGCCAAGAACCAGAAGAACCGCGTCCACTTCGACCTCCAGCCGCAGGACCGCACCCGGGAGGAGGAGGTCGAGCGTCTGCTCGCCCTCGGCGCCACGCTGGCCGACGACCGGCGCAAGCCCGACGGCACCGGGTGGGCGGTCCTCGCCGACCCGGAGGGCAACGAGTTCTGCGTGGAGCGCAGCGCGGCTGAACGGGCCGCGGGCTGA
- a CDS encoding DUF2264 domain-containing protein, producing the protein MRLPPPDPARSPRTGYTRAHWEAAADTLLAAVEPYATDDRALYHFPGSRQSWSGRLSDGLEGYARTLLLAAFRRDETALERYASGLAAGVGGVWPRIEDRGQPLVEAASIALALRLTRPLLWDRLDDAVRQRAAAWLGDALTAEAWPCNWELFPVTVGGFLESAGHEPEASRKAIDRGLERIEQWYVGGGWYSDGPGRAFDYYNGWAMHLYPVLHAWLADDPGLLALYGGRLRTHLADYARLFGGDGAPLHQGRSLTYRFATTAPLWLGALTGHTPLLPGETRRLASGALKYFLERDAVDERGLLTLGWHGPDESVLQGYSGPASPYWASKGFLGLLLPPEHEVWTAREEPGPVDREDAVTPVAAPNWLLQSTRSDGLVRLHNHGSEDVRYDPHYTRFAYSTLTRPLETPPDNTVTVGGDSRREGIVALGVGEDWAASRHVLGSGTEITSLVVAEGALEVRAHLVSGAAPGTPVRVTGWAPAEGGDARAELVPVHGFTGTSPLSGLSGLSGLSGAAGEGPATLFVALARLTAEPRPLPLRELVSVEVENTAHGAHDLSVRWPTGSARRFRFTASDGLSGTPEWSVGPR; encoded by the coding sequence ATGCGCCTGCCCCCGCCCGACCCCGCCCGCAGCCCCCGCACCGGGTACACCCGCGCCCACTGGGAAGCGGCCGCCGACACCCTGCTCGCCGCGGTGGAGCCGTACGCCACCGACGACCGCGCCCTCTACCACTTCCCCGGCAGCCGGCAGAGCTGGTCGGGCCGCCTCTCCGACGGCCTGGAAGGGTACGCCCGCACCCTGCTCCTGGCCGCCTTCCGCCGCGACGAGACGGCGCTGGAGCGCTATGCGAGCGGCCTCGCGGCCGGTGTCGGCGGCGTCTGGCCCCGGATCGAGGACCGCGGGCAGCCCCTCGTCGAGGCCGCCTCGATCGCCCTCGCCCTGCGCCTGACCCGTCCGCTGCTCTGGGACCGCCTCGACGACGCGGTCCGGCAGCGCGCCGCGGCCTGGCTCGGCGACGCGCTGACCGCCGAGGCCTGGCCCTGCAACTGGGAACTGTTCCCGGTGACGGTCGGCGGCTTCCTGGAGTCGGCCGGCCATGAGCCGGAGGCCTCCCGAAAGGCGATCGACCGCGGTCTCGAGCGCATCGAGCAGTGGTACGTCGGCGGCGGCTGGTACAGCGACGGCCCCGGCCGTGCCTTCGACTACTACAACGGCTGGGCCATGCACCTCTATCCGGTCCTGCACGCCTGGCTGGCCGACGACCCCGGCCTGCTCGCCCTCTACGGCGGCCGGCTCAGGACCCATCTCGCCGACTACGCCCGTCTGTTCGGCGGCGACGGAGCGCCGCTGCACCAGGGCCGCTCCCTCACCTACCGCTTCGCCACCACCGCCCCCCTCTGGCTGGGCGCCCTCACCGGCCACACCCCGCTGCTCCCGGGCGAGACCCGCCGCCTGGCCTCGGGCGCGCTGAAGTACTTCCTGGAACGGGACGCGGTCGACGAACGCGGTCTGCTGACGCTCGGCTGGCACGGCCCCGACGAGTCCGTCCTCCAGGGCTACTCCGGACCGGCCTCCCCGTACTGGGCGAGCAAGGGCTTCCTCGGCCTGCTGCTCCCGCCGGAACACGAGGTGTGGACCGCGCGGGAGGAGCCGGGACCGGTGGACCGGGAGGACGCGGTCACCCCGGTCGCTGCCCCCAACTGGCTGCTCCAGTCGACGCGTTCGGACGGACTGGTACGTCTGCACAACCACGGCAGCGAGGACGTCCGCTACGACCCCCACTACACGCGGTTCGCGTACTCCACGCTCACCCGGCCGCTGGAGACGCCGCCGGACAACACGGTCACGGTCGGCGGCGACTCCCGCCGCGAGGGCATCGTCGCGCTCGGCGTGGGGGAGGACTGGGCCGCCTCCCGGCACGTGCTGGGCTCCGGCACCGAGATCACGAGCCTGGTGGTGGCCGAGGGGGCGCTGGAGGTGCGGGCCCATCTGGTGTCCGGCGCGGCGCCGGGGACGCCGGTGCGGGTGACGGGCTGGGCACCGGCCGAGGGCGGCGACGCGCGGGCGGAGCTGGTGCCCGTGCACGGGTTCACGGGCACGTCCCCCCTCTCCGGCCTCTCCGGTCTCTCCGGCCTGTCCGGTGCGGCGGGAGAGGGTCCCGCGACCCTCTTCGTGGCGCTGGCCCGGCTCACGGCCGAGCCCCGCCCCCTGCCCCTGCGGGAACTGGTGTCCGTGGAGGTGGAGAACACCGCTCACGGCGCCCACGACCTGAGCGTGCGGTGGCCGACGGGTTCGGCGCGCCGCTTCCGCTTCACCGCTTCGGACGGGCTGTCCGGGACGCCGGAGTGGTCGGTGGGGCCCCGCTGA
- a CDS encoding rhamnogalacturonan acetylesterase, with amino-acid sequence MRRFNIAVLAALTLAITPLSASAAQDHGGRAPLGIENCTATGCHFDVPPGAYDVEVVLGGDTGSSTGIGGETRRALLPETTAPAGGRVVRAFTVDVRTPEGEPTGVAGTAGLDLRIGGSAPALADIRVTPARHTRQVFLVGDSTVCDQAAEPYTGWGQQLPQYLRKGVSVANYADSGESTVTYLGNPQLWATVRPLIRPGDLVLVQLAHNDKTTDEVTYRANLETMVAGVREQGGRPVLVTPIVRRWFNADGTLNNGTALLVNGLGVDHPAVIRSVAAAQDVPLIDLTARTKALVESLGVEGSKALYLYNEKRDNTHTSVYGATVYADLVRDELAALHLVPRGAVRAG; translated from the coding sequence GTGAGACGTTTCAACATCGCCGTGCTGGCGGCACTGACGCTGGCCATCACTCCGCTGTCGGCATCCGCCGCCCAGGACCACGGCGGCCGCGCACCGCTGGGCATCGAGAACTGCACGGCGACCGGGTGCCACTTCGACGTCCCGCCCGGCGCCTACGACGTCGAGGTCGTCCTCGGCGGTGACACCGGGTCGAGCACCGGCATCGGCGGCGAGACCCGGCGCGCCCTGCTGCCCGAGACCACCGCCCCCGCAGGCGGACGCGTCGTCCGCGCCTTCACGGTCGACGTCCGCACCCCTGAGGGAGAACCGACCGGCGTGGCCGGAACCGCCGGCCTTGACCTGAGGATCGGCGGCTCGGCGCCTGCCCTGGCCGACATCCGGGTCACCCCGGCCCGGCACACGCGGCAGGTCTTCCTCGTCGGCGACTCCACGGTCTGCGACCAGGCCGCGGAACCGTACACCGGCTGGGGCCAGCAGTTGCCGCAGTACCTGCGCAAGGGCGTCTCGGTCGCCAACTACGCCGATTCCGGGGAGAGTACGGTCACCTATCTGGGGAACCCGCAGCTCTGGGCCACGGTCCGGCCGCTGATCCGCCCCGGCGACCTCGTCCTGGTCCAGCTCGCCCACAACGACAAGACGACCGACGAGGTGACGTACCGGGCGAATCTCGAGACCATGGTGGCGGGAGTCAGGGAGCAGGGCGGCCGGCCGGTCCTGGTGACGCCCATCGTGCGCCGCTGGTTCAATGCCGACGGCACACTGAACAACGGAACGGCTCTCCTGGTCAACGGACTCGGCGTCGACCACCCGGCGGTGATCCGCTCGGTCGCCGCCGCGCAGGACGTACCGCTGATCGACCTCACCGCCAGGACCAAGGCGCTGGTGGAGTCGCTCGGGGTGGAGGGCTCCAAGGCCCTCTACCTGTACAACGAGAAGCGCGACAACACGCACACCTCCGTGTACGGAGCGACGGTCTACGCGGACCTGGTCCGCGACGAACTCGCCGCCCTGCATCTGGTGCCGAGAGGCGCCGTGCGGGCGGGATGA
- a CDS encoding rhamnogalacturonan lyase B N-terminal domain-containing protein: protein MSGSESHSPVRRRTFVLGAAATAGSAALTAGPLARPAAAAAFGYTDDGSNYVVDTGADLVFKVSKSTGDLTSLAYRGTEYQGYGGMNSHIESGLGSSTVTIARSGPTILISVTHGTLKHYYAARSGENNVYLWTYKADTSVSATRYIVRVRAGLFPNDEPDSYTYTTSTVEASDVFAKSDGQTRSKHYSKRRTIDYDHVGWTTGAVGLWIVRSNHEKASGGPFYRSLLRHQSADGGGLYEILYYGQNQTEEQRFGLQGPYVIAFTDGGAPSSSLFPGTLTTPWADSLGISGYVAASGRGRVAGVGITGRDTAYPYTVALAGAEAQYWGPARSSDGWFSIAGVLPGTYTLTVHKSELAVFSTQVTVSAGATTTLNSIAIPSSNDPANAGAIWRINDWTGTPSGFKNADLMTYAHPSDVRAAAWTGNVVIGSGAETSDFPCYLWKDVNSGLLVYFKLTAAQAAAAHTLRIGVTTAYANGRPQVVVNDTWTSAVPSPPTQPSTRSLTNGSYRGNNHTFTYSVPASAWLTDTGRYNVLKIDVVSGSGSAAYLSAGTAIDAIDLLA, encoded by the coding sequence ATGTCCGGATCCGAGAGCCACAGCCCGGTCCGACGCCGTACCTTCGTCCTCGGCGCCGCGGCCACCGCCGGCTCGGCCGCCCTGACCGCCGGGCCGCTCGCCCGGCCGGCCGCCGCGGCGGCCTTCGGCTACACCGACGACGGCTCGAACTACGTCGTCGACACCGGCGCCGACCTCGTCTTCAAGGTCAGCAAGAGCACCGGTGACCTCACCTCGCTCGCCTACCGGGGAACCGAGTACCAGGGATACGGCGGCATGAACTCCCACATCGAGTCCGGGCTCGGCAGCTCGACCGTGACGATCGCGCGGTCCGGCCCGACGATCCTGATCTCGGTCACGCACGGCACGCTCAAGCACTACTACGCGGCCCGCAGCGGCGAGAACAACGTCTACCTGTGGACGTACAAGGCCGACACGTCCGTCTCGGCGACCCGGTACATCGTGCGCGTCAGGGCGGGCCTCTTCCCCAACGACGAGCCCGACTCCTACACGTACACGACCAGCACCGTCGAGGCATCCGACGTCTTCGCGAAGTCCGACGGCCAGACCCGCTCCAAGCACTATTCCAAGCGGCGCACCATCGACTACGACCACGTCGGCTGGACGACCGGCGCCGTCGGCCTGTGGATCGTGCGCAGCAACCACGAGAAGGCCTCCGGCGGCCCCTTCTACCGCTCCCTGCTGCGCCACCAGAGCGCCGACGGCGGCGGTCTGTACGAGATCCTGTACTACGGCCAGAACCAGACCGAGGAACAGCGCTTCGGTCTCCAGGGCCCCTACGTCATCGCCTTCACGGACGGCGGCGCGCCCTCCTCCTCCCTGTTCCCGGGCACCCTGACCACTCCATGGGCGGACTCGCTGGGCATCTCCGGATACGTCGCGGCGAGCGGCCGGGGCCGGGTCGCGGGAGTCGGCATCACCGGGCGCGACACCGCGTACCCGTACACGGTCGCACTGGCCGGCGCGGAGGCGCAGTACTGGGGCCCGGCACGGTCGTCCGACGGCTGGTTCTCCATCGCGGGGGTGCTCCCGGGGACGTACACGCTGACCGTCCACAAGAGCGAGCTGGCTGTGTTCAGTACACAGGTGACCGTGTCCGCGGGCGCCACGACCACCCTCAACTCGATCGCGATCCCGTCCTCGAACGATCCCGCCAACGCGGGCGCGATCTGGCGGATCAACGACTGGACCGGTACGCCGAGCGGCTTCAAGAACGCCGACCTGATGACGTACGCGCACCCGTCGGACGTCCGGGCCGCGGCCTGGACCGGCAACGTGGTGATCGGCAGCGGAGCCGAGACCTCGGACTTCCCCTGCTACCTCTGGAAGGACGTCAACAGCGGTCTGCTCGTGTATTTCAAGCTGACCGCGGCCCAGGCCGCCGCCGCGCACACCCTGCGCATCGGTGTGACGACGGCCTACGCGAACGGACGGCCGCAGGTCGTGGTGAACGACACCTGGACCTCGGCCGTCCCCTCCCCGCCCACCCAGCCCAGCACCCGGTCCCTGACCAACGGGTCCTACCGGGGCAACAACCACACCTTCACCTACAGCGTCCCGGCGAGCGCATGGCTCACGGACACCGGTCGGTACAACGTGCTGAAGATCGACGTGGTGAGCGGTTCGGGGTCGGCCGCCTATCTCAGCGCGGGCACGGCGATCGACGCGATCGACCTCCTCGCGTGA
- a CDS encoding RICIN domain-containing protein codes for MRRAYTALLALCLVLIGALATAGPAQAAPVTIADGTQFTDSSGSPVHAHGGGVLKVGSYYYWFGEDRNADNTFRYVDAYRSTDLKNWEFRNHVLTQSSDPELASANIERPKVMYNASTGKFVMWMHKENGTDYSEARAAVAVSDTVDGNYAWQGSFRPLDQHMSRDITVFVDSDGAGYMVSAARENYDLQIYRLTADYTGIASLVADPWHGGHREAPALFKRGGVYFMLTSAATGWNPNQQQYATATSLAGPWSAMTNVGDATAYGSQTAYVLPVQGTSGTSYLYLGDRWGNSFGGTVNDSRYVWLPLTFPTSTSLSMSWSPEITVDTAAGTVTGTSATYNTLVARHSGKCADVTSQSLWAGAQIKQWDCNSGNNQKYWFKSVGGGYYQLVVRSSSLCVQENASTVSQENCDATAAAQQWSLTTSGSYVNVKARASGECLDVNGASTANSAALITYTCNGGTNQQWTRGT; via the coding sequence ATGAGACGTGCGTACACCGCCCTGCTCGCCCTCTGTCTGGTGCTGATCGGCGCCCTGGCGACCGCGGGGCCCGCTCAGGCGGCGCCTGTGACGATCGCCGACGGCACGCAGTTCACCGACAGTTCCGGCAGCCCCGTGCACGCCCATGGCGGCGGAGTGCTCAAAGTCGGCTCCTACTACTACTGGTTCGGCGAGGACCGCAACGCCGACAACACCTTCCGGTACGTGGACGCCTACCGTTCCACCGACCTGAAGAACTGGGAGTTCCGCAACCACGTCCTGACCCAGTCGAGCGACCCCGAGCTGGCCTCCGCCAACATCGAACGCCCCAAGGTCATGTACAACGCGTCCACCGGCAAGTTCGTGATGTGGATGCACAAGGAGAACGGAACCGACTACAGCGAGGCCCGGGCCGCCGTCGCCGTGTCGGACACCGTCGACGGGAACTACGCCTGGCAGGGCAGCTTCCGCCCGCTCGACCAGCACATGTCCCGTGACATCACGGTCTTCGTGGACAGCGACGGCGCCGGGTACATGGTCTCCGCCGCGCGCGAGAACTACGACCTCCAGATCTACCGGCTGACCGCCGACTACACCGGGATCGCGAGCCTCGTCGCCGACCCCTGGCACGGCGGCCACCGCGAGGCGCCCGCGTTGTTCAAGCGGGGCGGCGTCTACTTCATGCTCACCTCGGCCGCGACCGGCTGGAACCCCAACCAGCAGCAGTACGCCACGGCGACCTCCCTCGCCGGCCCCTGGTCGGCCATGACGAACGTCGGCGACGCGACGGCGTACGGCTCGCAGACCGCGTACGTCCTTCCCGTCCAGGGGACCTCGGGCACCTCCTACCTCTACCTGGGCGACCGCTGGGGCAACTCCTTCGGCGGGACCGTCAACGACTCCCGCTACGTCTGGCTGCCGCTGACGTTCCCCACGAGCACCTCGTTGTCGATGTCCTGGTCCCCGGAGATCACCGTGGACACGGCGGCCGGCACGGTCACCGGCACGAGCGCCACGTACAACACGCTCGTCGCCCGGCACAGCGGCAAGTGCGCGGACGTCACGAGCCAGTCCCTCTGGGCGGGCGCCCAGATCAAGCAGTGGGACTGCAACAGCGGAAACAACCAGAAGTACTGGTTCAAGTCCGTCGGCGGCGGCTACTACCAGTTGGTCGTCCGGAGCAGCTCCCTGTGCGTGCAGGAGAACGCGAGCACGGTCAGCCAGGAGAACTGCGACGCGACGGCCGCCGCCCAGCAGTGGTCGCTGACTACGTCGGGCAGCTACGTCAACGTCAAGGCCCGCGCGAGCGGCGAGTGCCTGGACGTGAACGGCGCGTCCACCGCCAACTCCGCCGCCCTCATCACCTACACGTGCAACGGAGGGACCAACCAGCAGTGGACGCGCGGCACCTGA
- a CDS encoding autotransporter, which produces MRSPLHTSAATAGALASLAALLALAPPALAAGARDVTADVLANRDVTLSGDTVVTVPSGTTTYDGVFRGRGTLTVRGGGTLVLSKDSDFTLPVARQRQVVRTQGGNHPYTTVAQPDPPAITVERGATLQYGTGGSTGLIGHFPYATPGYRLNQLNVRVDGTLRLSLTRTFNIGTISGAGLVTQPRNMWGTLDLAGSHPFSGVIDNGTGMAVGRPEYPVSLPNARAILNQGSWIIDTPLNQTVTLRQDFYQREYGSDVNVHTRPGSKVVLTGQYSYSDRGGDTDPSLSNPDLNWRPVAHRSNKRGTNIEGADVRWGDGTTHRIFMPGTEDTVYINLHEASGRRSRLTFDYDGPVTLGAPIGGGRYHDTLAAPGAGDVVIAGTEGNDVTFAAAQDYDGSTTVEKGAVLRLGSAQGDGSLLTGTDRRRIVNDGTLVVRNTKTAISLSRLGGSGSLVQSGAATTTLTGSAVTYTGTTTVQRGTLALRDGATLANSRAVRLTSAGARLDTGGPALRVTSALSGKGAVHGSVINEGVVAGALTVTGAYTQNDKGQLVLGDTPLKVGGKVALAGALDLSAAGRTAGTGAGTAATSASGEASATATATATATATNGKQPVREITVLNHTGDTPTTGAFDGLREGAEVRLADTTYRITYKGGDGNDVVLTATAASPSGNAPARASSGAVTARTRSAGAAASGAFGWWPYVLAAGLLGGLLIPASRRTRGGGGRRGGRHSASGR; this is translated from the coding sequence GTGCGCAGCCCTCTCCACACCTCAGCAGCGACCGCCGGCGCCCTCGCGAGCCTCGCCGCCCTCCTCGCTCTCGCTCCCCCGGCCCTGGCCGCCGGCGCCCGGGACGTCACCGCCGACGTCCTGGCGAACCGGGACGTGACGCTCTCCGGCGACACCGTGGTCACCGTGCCCTCGGGGACGACGACCTACGACGGCGTGTTCCGGGGCCGCGGAACGCTCACCGTGCGCGGCGGCGGGACGCTCGTCCTGAGCAAGGACAGCGACTTCACGCTGCCCGTCGCGCGGCAGCGGCAGGTGGTGCGGACGCAAGGCGGCAACCATCCCTACACGACGGTCGCCCAGCCCGACCCGCCCGCGATCACCGTGGAGCGCGGCGCGACCCTCCAGTACGGCACCGGCGGAAGCACGGGCCTGATCGGGCACTTCCCCTACGCCACCCCCGGCTACCGGCTGAACCAGCTCAACGTCCGCGTCGACGGCACGCTCAGACTGTCACTGACGCGCACCTTCAACATCGGCACGATCAGCGGCGCCGGTCTGGTCACCCAGCCCCGCAACATGTGGGGCACGCTCGACCTGGCGGGCAGCCACCCCTTCTCCGGGGTCATCGACAACGGCACCGGAATGGCGGTCGGGCGCCCCGAGTACCCGGTGTCGTTGCCCAACGCCCGGGCGATCCTCAACCAGGGCTCCTGGATCATCGACACACCCCTGAACCAGACGGTCACCCTGCGGCAGGACTTCTACCAGCGGGAGTACGGCAGCGACGTCAACGTGCACACCCGGCCCGGCAGCAAGGTCGTCCTCACCGGGCAGTACAGCTACAGCGACCGGGGCGGCGACACCGACCCCTCGCTCAGCAACCCGGACCTCAACTGGCGTCCCGTCGCCCACCGTTCGAACAAACGCGGCACCAACATCGAGGGCGCCGACGTGCGGTGGGGCGACGGCACCACGCACAGGATCTTCATGCCGGGCACCGAGGACACCGTGTACATCAACCTGCACGAGGCCAGTGGACGGCGGTCCCGGCTGACGTTCGACTACGACGGACCGGTCACCCTGGGCGCCCCGATCGGCGGCGGCAGGTACCACGACACGCTGGCCGCGCCGGGCGCGGGCGACGTCGTCATCGCCGGGACCGAGGGCAACGACGTCACCTTCGCGGCCGCGCAGGACTACGACGGTTCGACCACCGTGGAGAAGGGGGCCGTCCTGCGGCTGGGTTCGGCACAGGGAGACGGCTCCTTGCTGACCGGCACCGACCGGCGCCGGATCGTGAACGACGGCACCCTCGTCGTGCGCAACACGAAGACCGCGATCTCCCTGTCCCGGCTCGGCGGCAGCGGCTCACTCGTCCAGTCCGGAGCGGCGACGACGACCCTCACGGGGTCCGCGGTGACGTACACCGGGACGACGACGGTCCAGCGGGGAACCCTCGCGCTCAGGGACGGGGCGACCCTCGCCAACAGCAGGGCGGTCCGGCTGACATCGGCGGGAGCGCGACTGGACACCGGCGGCCCGGCGCTGCGGGTGACGAGCGCGCTCAGCGGCAAGGGAGCCGTGCACGGATCCGTCATCAACGAGGGCGTGGTCGCGGGCGCGCTGACCGTGACCGGCGCCTACACGCAGAACGACAAGGGGCAACTGGTGCTCGGTGACACCCCTCTGAAGGTGGGCGGCAAGGTCGCCCTGGCCGGCGCGCTCGACCTGTCCGCGGCGGGCAGGACCGCCGGGACCGGTGCCGGCACCGCTGCCACCTCCGCCTCCGGCGAGGCCTCCGCCACCGCCACCGCCACCGCCACCGCCACCGCCACCAACGGAAAGCAGCCCGTCCGGGAGATCACCGTCCTGAACCACACGGGTGACACCCCCACGACCGGCGCCTTCGACGGCCTGCGCGAGGGAGCCGAGGTGCGTCTGGCGGACACGACGTACCGGATCACCTACAAGGGCGGTGACGGCAATGACGTCGTCCTCACCGCGACGGCCGCGAGCCCTTCGGGGAACGCGCCCGCACGGGCCTCGTCGGGCGCGGTGACGGCGCGGACGCGCAGCGCGGGGGCGGCCGCGAGCGGCGCGTTCGGCTGGTGGCCGTACGTCCTGGCGGCCGGTCTGCTCGGCGGGCTGCTGATTCCGGCGTCCAGGCGCACGCGGGGCGGTGGAGGCCGCCGGGGCGGACGGCACTCGGCGTCCGGGCGCTGA
- the mmuM gene encoding homocysteine S-methyltransferase — MTSDTPAPLAETSLAAALAAGAVVLDGGMSNQLESAGHDLSDELWSARLLAERPEAITQAHLTYFEAGADVSITASYQATFEGFAKRGIDHAEAARLLSLSVELARRAARQAREGGITRSLWVAASVGPYGAMLADGSEYRGRYGLSVEELERFHRPRLEVLAAAAPDVLALETVPDADEAEALLRAVRGLGVPAWLSYSIAGDRTRAGQPLDEAFALAADADEVIAVGVNCCAPEDVEAAVATAVRVTGKPVVVYPNSGEAWDAQARAWRGRSTFTTEQVLGWRESGARLIGGCCRVGPNAVTSIARTLTSA, encoded by the coding sequence ATGACCAGCGACACCCCTGCTCCCCTCGCCGAGACCTCCCTCGCCGCGGCCCTCGCCGCCGGAGCCGTCGTCCTCGACGGCGGTATGTCCAACCAGCTGGAGTCCGCCGGACACGACCTGAGCGACGAGCTGTGGTCGGCGCGGCTGCTGGCCGAACGGCCCGAGGCCATCACCCAGGCGCACCTGACCTATTTCGAGGCGGGCGCGGACGTTTCGATCACCGCCAGCTACCAGGCCACGTTCGAGGGCTTCGCCAAGCGCGGCATCGACCACGCCGAGGCCGCCCGGCTGCTCTCGCTGAGCGTGGAACTGGCCCGGCGGGCGGCCCGGCAGGCCCGGGAGGGGGGCATCACCCGCTCCCTGTGGGTCGCCGCGTCGGTGGGGCCGTACGGGGCTATGCTCGCCGACGGCTCTGAGTACCGGGGCCGCTACGGGCTGAGTGTCGAGGAGCTCGAACGTTTCCACCGCCCCCGGCTGGAGGTCCTGGCCGCCGCCGCGCCCGACGTGCTGGCGCTGGAGACGGTGCCCGACGCCGACGAGGCCGAGGCGCTGCTGCGCGCGGTGCGCGGGCTCGGTGTGCCGGCCTGGCTGTCGTACTCGATCGCCGGTGACCGTACGCGCGCCGGGCAGCCGTTGGACGAGGCGTTCGCCCTGGCCGCCGACGCGGACGAGGTGATCGCGGTGGGGGTGAACTGCTGCGCCCCGGAAGACGTCGAAGCCGCCGTGGCGACCGCGGTCCGGGTGACGGGCAAGCCGGTCGTCGTCTACCCGAACAGCGGCGAGGCCTGGGACGCGCAGGCCCGCGCCTGGCGTGGCCGGTCCACGTTCACCACCGAACAGGTGCTGGGCTGGCGGGAGTCGGGAGCGCGGTTGATCGGCGGCTGCTGCCGCGTCGGCCCGAACGCGGTCACGTCGATCGCCCGAACCCTGACCTCCGCGTAG